The proteins below come from a single Chelmon rostratus isolate fCheRos1 chromosome 12, fCheRos1.pri, whole genome shotgun sequence genomic window:
- the LOC121615604 gene encoding uncharacterized protein LOC121615604: LHCSSNLQKQNWSQSLQLYSPSPVEPSSSLGPRGRHSLCVEEGLTFEKQISSVVRVSFFQLRLLSRVKPFLSRADLEKAVHAFISSRTDYCNALYAGPNHSLLHKLQLVQNAAARLISNSSKHAQITPALRALHWRFRVQYKILLILFKAINGQAPAYIKELLAIYQPARTLRSSNHISLVVPRARYKKYGDRSFAIHGPKLWNSLPPQLQTISDLNAFKCHLKMHLYHLAFNA, translated from the coding sequence CTTCACTGCTCCTCAAACCTCCAAAAGCAGAActggagccagagccttcagctatACAGcccctctcctgtggaaccatcttccagtctcgGTCCACGAGGcagacactctctctgtgttgaagagGGACTTACCTTCGAAAAGCAGATCAGCTCAGTTGTGAGGGTGAGTTTTTTTCAACTAAGGCTCCTGAGTAGGGTGAAGCCATTCCTGTCCCGGGCAGATTTGGAAAAGGCGGTCCACGCTTTCATCAGCTCGAGGACTGACTACTGCAATGCCCTCTACGCTGGACCTAATCACTCACTCCTCCATAAACTGCAACTGGTTCAGAACGCAGCAGCACGTCTCATCTCCAACTCCTCAAAGCACGCACAGATCACCCCGGCCCTCCGAGCGCTCCACTGGCGTTTCAGAGTCCAGTACAAGATCCTGCTGATCCTCTTCAAGGCCATAAATGGACAGGCCCCTGCCTacatcaaagagctgctggctATTTATCAACCTGCCAGGACTCTCCGCTCATCAAACCACATCTCCTTGGTTGTCCCCAGGGCAAGATATAAAAAGTATGGAGACCGCTCTTTTGCCATTCACGGCCCTAAGCTCTGGAACTCTcttccaccacagctgcagactaTCTCTGAtcttaatgcttttaaatgtcatcttaaaaTGCACTTGTACCACCTGGCGTTTAATGCTtag